One stretch of Enterobacter sp. RHBSTW-00994 DNA includes these proteins:
- the crp gene encoding cAMP-activated global transcriptional regulator CRP, with the protein MVLGKPQTDPTLEWFLSHCHIHKYPSKSTLIHQGEKAETLYYIVKGSVAVLIKDEEGKEMILSYLNQGDFIGELGLFEEGQERSAWVRAKTACEVAEISYKKFRQLIQVNPDILMRLSSQMARRLQVTSEKVGNLAFLDVTGRIAQTLLNLAKQPDAMTHPDGMQIKITRQEIGQIVGCSRETVGRILKMLEDQNLISAHGKTIVVYGTR; encoded by the coding sequence ATGGTGCTTGGCAAACCGCAAACAGACCCGACTCTCGAATGGTTCTTGTCTCATTGCCACATTCATAAGTACCCATCGAAGAGCACGCTGATTCACCAGGGTGAAAAAGCGGAAACGTTGTATTACATCGTCAAAGGCTCGGTGGCAGTGCTGATCAAAGATGAAGAAGGGAAAGAGATGATCCTTTCTTATCTGAACCAGGGCGATTTCATCGGCGAGCTGGGCCTGTTTGAAGAAGGCCAGGAACGCAGTGCCTGGGTTCGTGCAAAAACCGCATGTGAAGTGGCTGAAATCTCCTACAAGAAATTCCGTCAGTTGATCCAGGTTAACCCTGACATCCTGATGCGTCTTTCTTCGCAGATGGCTCGCCGTCTGCAGGTCACGTCTGAGAAAGTGGGTAACCTCGCCTTCCTGGACGTAACAGGCCGTATTGCACAGACGCTGCTGAACCTGGCGAAACAACCTGATGCAATGACCCACCCGGACGGTATGCAAATTAAAATCACCCGCCAGGAAATTGGTCAGATTGTCGGCTGTTCTCGTGAAACGGTTGGCCGTATCCTGAAAATGCTGGAAGACCAGAACCTGATCTCCGCACACGGTAAAACCATCGTGGTTTACGGAACCCGTTAA